From a region of the Streptomyces sp. NBC_01454 genome:
- a CDS encoding alpha/beta fold hydrolase, with the protein MPENTNRVRRDVGRYVNDTLRDRYFAACDAVYAKGAAARSETDVETSFGTTHVYRYGPTDPAAESRTPVVLIQGAGYCSAMWYPNTPALSAERPVYALDTPGDAGRSVHREPMWQPARAAQWMDEALEALGLDQVHLVGSSYGGWLVLNQAHRRPGRLASVTALDPGGLEKVGLRFFAWVFVSLFASFAPKALRPRLASWLEQPVIAVPEVRKWIQAGARAFRTRRPAPLPLTEDALRSIRTPLYLIMGKRSLLVHPQRQLERVPRLIPGARAEIIAATGHGPQIDHPDIVNARMLSFMEDVDSLDPAAVDA; encoded by the coding sequence GTGCCCGAGAACACGAACCGTGTGCGCCGCGACGTCGGCCGCTACGTCAACGACACCCTGCGCGACCGCTACTTCGCCGCCTGCGACGCCGTCTACGCGAAGGGCGCAGCCGCACGTTCCGAGACGGACGTCGAGACCAGCTTCGGCACCACGCACGTCTACCGGTACGGCCCCACGGACCCGGCAGCCGAGTCCCGCACTCCGGTGGTCCTCATCCAAGGCGCGGGCTACTGCTCGGCGATGTGGTACCCCAACACCCCCGCGCTCAGCGCCGAACGGCCCGTCTACGCGCTCGACACCCCCGGCGACGCCGGGCGCAGCGTCCACCGCGAGCCCATGTGGCAGCCCGCGCGTGCCGCGCAGTGGATGGACGAGGCCCTCGAGGCGCTCGGCCTCGACCAGGTCCACCTCGTCGGCTCGTCCTACGGCGGCTGGCTGGTGCTCAACCAGGCGCACCGCCGGCCCGGGCGGCTCGCCTCGGTCACCGCCCTCGACCCGGGCGGCCTGGAGAAGGTGGGCCTGCGCTTCTTCGCCTGGGTCTTCGTGAGCCTCTTCGCCAGCTTCGCCCCCAAAGCGCTGCGCCCGCGCCTCGCCTCCTGGCTGGAGCAGCCGGTCATCGCCGTTCCCGAGGTGCGGAAGTGGATCCAGGCGGGCGCCCGCGCGTTCCGGACCCGCCGCCCCGCACCGCTGCCGCTGACCGAGGACGCACTGCGCTCCATCCGGACCCCGCTCTACCTCATCATGGGCAAGCGCAGCCTGCTGGTACACCCGCAGCGGCAGCTGGAGCGGGTGCCGCGCCTGATCCCCGGGGCCCGCGCCGAGATCATCGCCGCGACCGGCCACGGACCGCAGATCGACCACCCCGACATCGTCAACGCCCGGATGCTGAGCTTCATGGAGGACGTCGACTCCCTCGACCCCGCCGCGGTCGACGCGTAG
- a CDS encoding TetR/AcrR family transcriptional regulator: MPKRVNHEERRAQIAEALIQVAGRRGLHAVGMRDVAAEAGVSLRLVQYYFETKEKLLFYGLQHLTDRFTARVGARLRAAGPNPGPRATIEALLLASLPTDEESRTFHLLYSSYSILSVTDEALAAQPFIDNPDAAENALTGLLEQAQASGLADPGIAARTEAISLLAMAATMGTSILVGQRSPESAIAVLHHHLDRIFTTAETQAAGEGPI, from the coding sequence ATGCCGAAGCGCGTGAACCACGAGGAACGGCGCGCCCAGATCGCCGAGGCGCTCATCCAGGTCGCGGGGCGTCGAGGACTGCACGCCGTCGGCATGCGCGACGTGGCCGCAGAGGCCGGCGTGTCACTCCGGCTCGTGCAGTACTACTTCGAGACCAAGGAGAAGCTGCTCTTCTACGGGCTCCAGCACCTGACCGACCGCTTCACCGCGCGGGTGGGCGCCCGCCTCCGCGCCGCCGGTCCGAACCCGGGCCCCCGCGCGACCATCGAGGCGCTGCTGCTGGCCTCTCTCCCGACCGACGAGGAGAGCCGCACCTTCCACCTCCTCTACAGCTCCTACTCGATCCTGTCCGTGACCGACGAGGCGCTGGCCGCCCAGCCCTTCATCGACAACCCCGACGCCGCGGAGAACGCCCTGACCGGGCTGCTCGAACAGGCCCAGGCGTCAGGTCTGGCCGATCCCGGTATCGCCGCGCGCACGGAGGCGATCAGCCTGCTGGCAATGGCGGCGACCATGGGCACCAGCATCCTCGTGGGCCAGCGGAGCCCGGAGTCGGCCATCGCGGTACTGCATCACCACCTGGACCGGATCTTCACGACCGCCGAGACGCAGGCGGCCGGGGAGGGGCCCATCTGA
- a CDS encoding right-handed parallel beta-helix repeat-containing protein, which yields MFRGRITLFICLIGMLLAAGGCAPSDEEDGAAKAPAPQTIRVPQDARTISAAVGRARPGDLVLVSPGVYHETVRIPADRIVLRGTDRNRVIIDGQGRRHNGIVVTGSGVAVENLTVRDHLLNGVLVTGMAQDGQGLARGSNGYEHLDPEKFPPLQGFRVSYVTSAHNGLYGIYAFNAQNGRLDHDHTSGGADSGLYVGQCRPCNVVVSDNVAEYNAVGYEGTNASEKMWVLRNRFTHNRVGMTVNSDYLEAFVPQHGAVVAGNLVADNAEPKTPQQADGGFGIGIGIAGGQRNSVRNNWIEGNPRAGLVLMSAEDVPPTGNAITANTFHSNGVDAVYAASDRAPGRGNCLTDNALSTTAPKDLATQPQCSTDAHGPVMTSAAPLTRPAAPAGIPFRRVPEPPNQPQMPGGATAPVRAATGLPGPVDADRVPLPGRDLLAAHSRSGS from the coding sequence GTGTTCCGAGGCCGCATCACCCTGTTCATCTGCCTGATCGGCATGCTTCTCGCGGCGGGGGGTTGTGCACCGTCCGACGAGGAAGATGGCGCCGCCAAGGCCCCTGCGCCACAGACCATCCGGGTGCCGCAGGACGCCCGTACGATCAGCGCGGCCGTCGGACGCGCCCGGCCCGGTGACCTGGTCCTGGTCTCGCCCGGCGTCTACCACGAGACCGTGCGGATCCCCGCCGACCGCATCGTGCTGCGCGGCACCGACCGCAACCGCGTGATCATCGACGGGCAGGGCCGGCGGCACAACGGCATCGTGGTGACCGGCTCCGGCGTGGCGGTGGAGAACCTCACCGTCCGCGACCACCTGCTCAACGGCGTGCTGGTGACCGGCATGGCTCAGGACGGGCAGGGCCTGGCCCGCGGCAGCAACGGATACGAGCACCTGGACCCCGAGAAGTTCCCGCCGCTGCAAGGCTTCCGGGTCAGCTATGTGACCTCCGCCCACAACGGCCTCTACGGCATCTACGCCTTCAACGCGCAGAACGGGCGGCTGGACCACGATCACACCTCCGGCGGGGCCGATTCGGGCTTGTACGTCGGCCAGTGCAGGCCGTGCAACGTCGTGGTGAGCGACAACGTCGCCGAGTACAACGCCGTCGGCTACGAGGGCACCAACGCCAGCGAGAAGATGTGGGTACTGCGCAACCGCTTCACCCACAACCGCGTGGGAATGACCGTCAACTCCGACTATCTGGAAGCGTTCGTGCCTCAGCACGGCGCCGTCGTGGCGGGCAATCTCGTCGCCGACAACGCCGAGCCGAAGACGCCCCAGCAGGCCGACGGCGGCTTCGGCATCGGCATCGGCATCGCGGGCGGCCAGCGCAACTCCGTGCGCAACAACTGGATCGAGGGGAACCCGCGCGCCGGACTGGTCCTCATGTCCGCCGAGGACGTCCCGCCGACCGGCAACGCGATCACCGCGAACACCTTCCACAGCAATGGAGTCGATGCCGTGTACGCGGCCAGCGATCGCGCCCCCGGCAGGGGCAACTGCCTCACGGACAACGCCCTGTCCACCACGGCCCCCAAGGACCTCGCCACCCAGCCGCAGTGCTCCACCGACGCCCACGGCCCGGTGATGACGTCCGCGGCACCGCTCACGCGGCCGGCCGCACCCGCCGGTATCCCCTTCCGTAGGGTGCCCGAGCCCCCGAACCAGCCTCAGATGCCCGGCGGCGCCACCGCCCCGGTACGCGCCGCCACCGGCCTGCCCGGTCCCGTCGACGCGGACCGCGTCCCCCTGCCGGGTCGCGATCTGCTCGCCGCCCACAGCCGGAGCGGCTCGTGA